The following coding sequences are from one Shewanella putrefaciens window:
- a CDS encoding amidohydrolase family protein: protein MQYLPTTLLLASLMVAMPIIANDIVPAPKQVRNVLIKNATVHTVSQGVLSNTDVLIENGKITAVGTQLNSTPTTAKINDTHIIDASGKHLYPGLIALDTSLGLVEIDMSRPTVDKAEVGNINPHISAASAYNPDSELLPTIRYNGITHAQIVPSGEGLAGQSVVVNLDAWTIEDALIPSTAQFHVYWPQIKRMPEDDKEKIKAIEKNQQAIAQLNIAFEDGYRYFLSEQAISKDKKDKTATTYNLRWQAMLPLYQGKATLFAHADSVEQIEQIIALTKKYQFKLVIVGGYDAWRLASSLKEIKAGVIYPHTFSLPKRKDEPVDLPFSIPSLLTDADIPFALGFSSDWNSRNLPYAAGYSAAYGLTPDQALKSITLDAAKLLGIADLGAIAVGYRGSVVLSAGDILDPITNKIEAMWIDGRQIDLNNRHQQLYQKYLKR from the coding sequence ATGCAATATTTACCAACGACACTCCTGCTTGCAAGCTTAATGGTGGCAATGCCAATCATTGCTAACGATATAGTCCCCGCCCCTAAGCAAGTGCGTAACGTGCTGATAAAAAATGCCACTGTGCACACAGTTAGCCAAGGTGTACTGAGTAATACTGACGTTTTAATTGAAAACGGCAAAATTACCGCCGTGGGAACACAGTTAAACTCAACGCCTACAACAGCAAAAATTAACGACACTCATATTATCGATGCCAGCGGAAAACACTTATATCCCGGCCTGATTGCCCTCGATACAAGCCTGGGTTTAGTTGAAATAGATATGAGTCGCCCAACGGTAGATAAAGCTGAAGTGGGAAATATCAATCCACATATCAGTGCCGCCAGCGCTTATAATCCAGACTCAGAACTGCTCCCAACAATTCGCTACAACGGCATTACACATGCCCAAATCGTCCCGAGTGGTGAGGGTTTAGCGGGGCAATCAGTCGTTGTCAACCTCGACGCTTGGACGATTGAAGATGCGCTCATCCCCAGTACAGCACAATTCCATGTCTATTGGCCGCAAATTAAACGTATGCCAGAAGATGATAAGGAAAAAATTAAGGCCATAGAGAAAAATCAACAGGCGATTGCTCAACTCAATATCGCCTTTGAAGATGGCTACCGTTACTTCTTAAGTGAGCAAGCTATAAGTAAAGATAAGAAAGATAAGACTGCTACAACTTATAACCTACGCTGGCAGGCGATGTTGCCGCTATATCAAGGCAAAGCCACACTCTTTGCCCATGCTGATAGCGTAGAACAAATTGAACAAATCATTGCCCTGACTAAAAAATACCAATTCAAGCTGGTGATTGTCGGTGGATATGATGCATGGCGTTTAGCCTCAAGCCTGAAGGAAATTAAAGCAGGAGTGATTTACCCACACACCTTCAGCTTGCCTAAACGTAAAGATGAACCCGTCGATTTACCCTTTAGCATTCCATCTTTGCTCACTGATGCGGATATCCCCTTCGCTCTCGGGTTCTCATCGGATTGGAATAGCCGAAATCTCCCCTATGCAGCAGGTTACAGTGCGGCCTATGGTTTAACACCTGATCAAGCGCTTAAATCCATCACCTTAGATGCCGCAAAGCTATTAGGTATAGCGGATTTAGGGGCTATCGCTGTGGGATACCGAGGCAGTGTGGTACTTTCAGCGGGAGATATTCTCGACCCTATAACCAACAAGATCGAGGCAATGTGGATTGACGGTCGGCAGATAGATTTGAATAATCGTCATCAGCAGCTTTATCAAAAGTACCTTAAGCGGTAG
- a CDS encoding patatin-like phospholipase family protein encodes MPTSTALVLGGGGARAAYQVGVLKALVQLYPRNHGIPFKIICGTSAGAINGTAIATHASCFHLGVRKLEWVWRHFETRKVYRASIFGVLSHLAKMALKGMQDDKVNTDAGSLLDNDPLRKLLNELIDFKRIDRNIRSGSLTALSVDTSCYNNSRSVTFFQASRDIDNWTRARRSGQRMMLNTEHLLASSAIPMVFPSIKLNQAYYGDGSVHQLAPLSSPIHLGAKKLLVINLDSPHKHFPMELEYHPKTATIAGHLLDTIFSDTLNSDLERLERINNTLAQIPEESRKKLTLQPIKTLVIKPSEDLSKLAARFYDDMPWAIRVLLGFTGINRQSDSSIVSYLLFEKSYTSALIDLGYKDAMEQMNELKAFFDLN; translated from the coding sequence TTGCCAACATCTACAGCATTAGTTCTCGGCGGCGGTGGTGCTCGAGCCGCCTATCAAGTAGGCGTGTTAAAGGCACTCGTTCAGCTTTATCCACGCAACCATGGTATTCCCTTTAAAATCATTTGCGGAACATCCGCTGGAGCCATTAATGGTACTGCGATTGCGACCCATGCATCTTGCTTTCACCTTGGAGTGAGAAAACTGGAATGGGTCTGGCGCCATTTTGAAACTCGAAAAGTTTATCGTGCCTCTATTTTTGGGGTATTGAGTCATTTAGCAAAAATGGCACTTAAGGGAATGCAGGATGATAAAGTGAATACGGATGCGGGGAGTTTGCTTGATAATGATCCCTTAAGAAAACTGCTTAACGAACTTATCGATTTCAAACGGATTGACCGTAATATACGCAGTGGCTCACTGACTGCGCTTAGTGTGGATACATCCTGTTATAACAATTCCCGTTCAGTGACGTTCTTTCAAGCCTCTCGGGATATTGATAATTGGACAAGGGCAAGGCGTAGTGGTCAACGTATGATGCTCAATACTGAGCATTTATTAGCGAGTTCAGCGATTCCTATGGTGTTTCCATCCATTAAGCTCAATCAGGCTTATTATGGTGATGGTTCGGTTCACCAACTTGCACCATTATCAAGTCCTATCCACTTAGGTGCCAAAAAACTATTAGTGATTAACTTAGATAGCCCGCATAAGCACTTTCCGATGGAATTGGAATACCACCCAAAAACAGCCACTATTGCAGGTCATCTACTTGATACTATCTTTTCAGATACCCTTAATAGCGATCTTGAAAGATTAGAGCGGATCAATAATACCTTGGCGCAGATCCCCGAGGAAAGCCGTAAAAAACTGACGTTACAGCCTATAAAAACCTTAGTTATCAAACCGAGTGAAGACTTAAGTAAGCTTGCCGCGCGGTTTTATGATGATATGCCTTGGGCAATAAGGGTTTTACTTGGTTTTACCGGCATTAATCGCCAGTCAGATTCGAGTATTGTGTCTTACTTATTGTTTGAAAAATCCTATACCAGTGCGTTAATCGATTTAGGGTATAAAGATGCAATGGAGCAAATGAATGAGCTTAAAGCCTTTTTTGATTTAAACTAG
- the tsaA gene encoding tRNA (N6-threonylcarbamoyladenosine(37)-N6)-methyltransferase TrmO, with translation MTFTNQIVAIATCRTPYKQKFGIPRQPGLVEARGYVELEPHVNHLDAVRGIEQYSHLWLLFCFHENLAQGWKTTVRPPRLGGNEKLGVFATRSTFRPNGIGQSVVKLHGVVQRKGKVCLEISGMDLVDGTPIIDIKPYIPFSDSIMNAVGGIAQEAPKLISVVFSDLATTQIDTYGKQDAYTDLAILIRGILGQDPRPAYKKAKDDPKLYQVALYDLDIFWQMAVDDDDREYIQVLELKPGKCG, from the coding sequence ATGACATTTACCAACCAAATTGTCGCCATAGCGACATGCCGTACACCTTATAAACAAAAGTTTGGTATTCCAAGACAACCCGGACTCGTTGAAGCTCGCGGCTATGTCGAACTCGAACCTCATGTGAATCATCTCGATGCTGTGCGTGGCATAGAGCAATATTCCCACCTTTGGTTGTTGTTTTGCTTCCATGAAAATCTCGCCCAAGGCTGGAAAACCACAGTTAGGCCACCCCGTTTAGGCGGTAATGAAAAACTCGGCGTGTTTGCCACTCGTTCCACTTTTAGGCCTAATGGCATTGGTCAGTCGGTTGTTAAACTCCACGGGGTAGTGCAGCGTAAGGGCAAAGTGTGCCTTGAAATTTCGGGTATGGATCTTGTCGATGGCACGCCGATAATTGATATTAAGCCCTATATTCCCTTCTCAGATTCGATTATGAATGCAGTGGGCGGTATCGCCCAAGAAGCCCCTAAACTGATTAGCGTAGTGTTTTCCGATCTCGCAACGACCCAGATTGATACCTATGGCAAACAGGACGCTTATACTGATTTAGCGATACTTATCCGCGGCATATTGGGGCAAGATCCTCGCCCAGCATATAAAAAAGCCAAGGATGATCCTAAGTTATACCAAGTCGCTTTATATGATTTAGATATCTTCTGGCAGATGGCGGTCGATGACGATGATCGGGAATACATTCAAGTGCTCGAACTCAAACCGGGGAAATGTGGCTAA
- a CDS encoding electron transfer flavoprotein subunit beta/FixA family protein: MKVLVPVKRVVDANVKVRVKADNTSVDTANLKMALNPFCEIAVEEAVRLKESGSATEVVVVSIGNKAVQEQLRTALALGADRAIHIDTEDDLVPLSIAKLLKAVQEREQAELVIFGKQSIDGDNNQTGQMFAALMDMPQATFASEIKLEANTVQVTREIDGGMQTLNLPLPAVVTADLRLNEPRYASLPNIMKAKRKPLDVITVADLGVTLKNHQTVVKVTPPAERKAGIMVASVAELVEKLKNEAKVI; this comes from the coding sequence ATGAAAGTATTGGTGCCTGTTAAGCGTGTAGTTGATGCCAATGTGAAGGTCAGGGTAAAAGCTGACAACACAAGCGTTGATACCGCAAACCTAAAAATGGCGTTGAACCCTTTTTGTGAGATCGCAGTCGAAGAAGCGGTTCGGTTAAAAGAATCGGGTAGTGCTACCGAAGTGGTTGTTGTCAGTATTGGTAATAAAGCCGTACAAGAACAGCTACGTACTGCATTAGCACTCGGTGCAGACAGAGCCATTCATATCGATACTGAAGATGATTTAGTGCCCCTTTCAATTGCTAAGCTACTTAAAGCTGTACAGGAAAGAGAGCAAGCGGAATTAGTGATTTTTGGCAAACAGTCCATTGATGGTGATAATAATCAAACTGGCCAAATGTTTGCCGCGTTAATGGATATGCCACAGGCGACCTTTGCTTCAGAAATCAAATTAGAAGCGAATACAGTACAAGTCACCCGCGAGATTGATGGTGGTATGCAGACGCTGAATTTACCCTTACCCGCAGTGGTTACCGCCGATTTAAGATTGAATGAACCTCGTTATGCTTCTTTACCCAACATAATGAAAGCTAAACGTAAGCCATTGGATGTGATAACGGTAGCAGATCTAGGCGTGACGTTAAAAAATCACCAAACCGTAGTAAAGGTCACGCCTCCTGCAGAACGCAAAGCGGGCATCATGGTAGCGTCGGTAGCTGAGCTAGTCGAAAAGTTAAAAAATGAAGCGAAGGTGATCTAA
- a CDS encoding proline--tRNA ligase, whose product MRVSKYLLSTQKETPANAEVISHQLMLRAGMIRRNASGLYSYLPTGLRVLRKVEAIVREEMNKAGAIEILMPMVQPADLWVETGRWDKFGPELLRFKDRHNRDFVLGPTHEEVITDLIRKEVSSYKQLPLNLYQIQTKFRDEVRPRFGMMRSREFLMKDAYSFHLDVDTMNETYEAMYTAYSNILSRMGLAFRPVLADTGSIGGSMSHEFHVLAQSGEDLIAYSTGSDYAANIEKAESPMPTEPRGAATEALRLVDTPNAKTIAELVEQFGLDITKTVKTLIVKGATEAAPLVALIVRGDHELNEVKADKLDLVASPLEMAPEALIRDAIGAGPGSLGPVGLNMPIIIDHSVSVMSDFAAGANVDDKHYFGINWERDLPLAQAADIRNVVEGEPTPDGLGTYAMARGIEVGHIFQLGTNYSKSMNATVLDENGKSQVLLMGCYGVGVSRIVAAAIEQNFDDRGIVWPEAIAPFSVGILPMNMHKSHRVTDIAEQLYKDLSAAGIEVLLDDRKERPGVMFADMELIGIPHTVVIGDRNIDAGVFEYKNRRTGEKQDIPFDQLVDFLKNAVKS is encoded by the coding sequence ATGCGCGTCAGCAAGTACCTGCTATCAACACAAAAAGAAACTCCTGCCAATGCAGAGGTCATTAGTCATCAATTAATGTTACGTGCGGGCATGATCCGTCGTAATGCGTCTGGCCTTTACAGCTATCTCCCCACGGGCTTACGTGTACTACGAAAAGTCGAAGCGATTGTTCGTGAAGAAATGAACAAAGCCGGAGCGATTGAAATTCTAATGCCGATGGTACAACCGGCTGATTTGTGGGTAGAAACGGGTCGTTGGGACAAATTTGGTCCAGAGCTACTGCGCTTTAAAGATCGTCACAATCGCGACTTCGTACTGGGGCCAACCCATGAAGAAGTGATCACCGATCTCATTCGTAAAGAAGTCAGTTCATACAAGCAATTACCGCTGAACCTTTACCAAATTCAAACCAAATTCCGTGATGAAGTTCGCCCACGTTTTGGCATGATGCGCTCACGGGAATTCTTGATGAAAGATGCTTATTCTTTCCATCTTGACGTCGATACCATGAATGAAACCTATGAGGCCATGTACACAGCCTATAGCAACATTCTATCGCGTATGGGCTTAGCTTTCCGCCCAGTTTTAGCTGATACGGGTTCAATCGGTGGCAGTATGTCACACGAGTTCCATGTTCTAGCACAAAGCGGTGAAGATTTAATTGCTTACTCAACGGGCAGCGATTACGCAGCTAACATTGAGAAAGCCGAATCACCTATGCCAACCGAACCACGCGGCGCAGCCACTGAAGCATTGCGTTTAGTCGATACCCCAAATGCGAAGACCATTGCGGAATTAGTTGAGCAGTTTGGTTTGGATATCACTAAAACGGTCAAAACCTTGATCGTTAAAGGTGCAACAGAAGCCGCTCCGCTAGTGGCGTTAATCGTTCGTGGCGACCATGAACTCAACGAAGTCAAGGCTGACAAGTTAGATTTAGTCGCATCACCATTGGAAATGGCGCCAGAAGCCCTGATCCGTGACGCCATTGGCGCAGGTCCAGGTTCACTTGGCCCTGTTGGTCTGAATATGCCAATCATTATCGACCATAGCGTCAGCGTGATGAGCGATTTTGCAGCCGGTGCCAACGTGGATGATAAACACTACTTTGGTATCAACTGGGAGCGCGATCTGCCATTAGCCCAAGCGGCCGATATCCGTAACGTGGTTGAAGGTGAACCCACGCCTGATGGTTTAGGGACTTATGCGATGGCACGCGGTATTGAAGTCGGCCATATCTTCCAACTCGGCACTAACTACTCTAAATCAATGAATGCCACTGTTCTTGATGAAAACGGTAAATCTCAGGTATTGCTGATGGGTTGCTACGGTGTTGGCGTGAGCCGTATCGTAGCCGCTGCGATTGAGCAAAACTTTGATGACCGCGGCATTGTATGGCCAGAAGCAATTGCGCCGTTCAGTGTGGGCATTTTACCTATGAATATGCACAAGTCGCACCGCGTCACCGATATCGCCGAGCAGTTATACAAAGACTTAAGCGCAGCGGGTATCGAAGTGTTACTGGATGATCGTAAAGAGCGCCCAGGTGTAATGTTTGCCGATATGGAACTGATTGGTATCCCACACACTGTGGTGATTGGCGATCGCAATATCGATGCGGGCGTATTTGAATACAAAAACCGCCGCACAGGTGAGAAACAAGATATTCCGTTCGATCAACTTGTTGATTTCCTGAAAAATGCGGTTAAAAGCTAA
- a CDS encoding H-NS histone family protein, whose product MSDFLEILTHGRRFKAAVKDLSIEELRDLASKLDKILSERESMAEEEQQMIAARNAKIEEIRQQMEAVGLSIDDLGGVAVKAPSKKRPPRPAKYQIEVDGEMIQWTGQGRMPTVFKNEVNKGRSMDDFLI is encoded by the coding sequence ATGAGCGATTTTTTAGAAATATTAACTCACGGACGTCGTTTTAAAGCTGCAGTAAAAGATCTCAGCATTGAAGAACTACGAGATTTAGCCTCAAAGCTAGATAAAATTTTATCTGAGCGTGAATCAATGGCTGAAGAAGAACAGCAAATGATTGCTGCTCGTAATGCTAAGATTGAAGAAATCCGTCAACAAATGGAAGCGGTAGGCTTATCCATTGATGATCTCGGCGGTGTAGCAGTTAAAGCTCCAAGCAAAAAGCGTCCACCTCGCCCAGCGAAATATCAAATTGAAGTTGACGGTGAAATGATCCAGTGGACAGGCCAAGGCCGCATGCCAACCGTATTTAAGAACGAAGTCAACAAAGGCCGTTCTATGGATGATTTCTTAATCTAA
- the rcsF gene encoding Rcs stress response system protein RcsF, producing the protein MKIILSSALVLLLSACASDYRFNSNLDTEAINDYFKASDVTLYEGESLPKGHYELKGLVQGESCQADINAVPASLADARTQARRSAADKGANGIIIKQCVMFEEAAQGCISRALCVGQAIKTATTE; encoded by the coding sequence ATGAAAATCATCCTCTCAAGTGCATTAGTGTTACTGCTCAGTGCCTGTGCAAGCGATTACCGTTTTAACAGTAATTTAGATACAGAGGCGATTAATGACTATTTCAAGGCATCCGATGTCACTCTCTACGAAGGTGAGTCCCTGCCTAAAGGCCATTATGAATTAAAAGGTTTAGTGCAAGGTGAATCTTGCCAAGCCGATATTAATGCCGTGCCAGCATCCCTAGCCGATGCCAGAACCCAAGCTCGCCGAAGTGCGGCGGATAAAGGCGCGAACGGCATTATCATCAAGCAATGTGTCATGTTTGAAGAAGCTGCTCAAGGTTGTATTAGCCGCGCACTATGCGTAGGCCAAGCGATTAAGACTGCCACAACCGAGTAG
- a CDS encoding amidohydrolase family protein: protein MQINNKLILSSCMISSLVSQTIFAAPNPVTPVNKLTALTHAELIISPDKRLSNATLLIENNRIKAVIEQGEIPAAALQIDLTGYTIYPGFIDPFTDYGIEFEYPKLGLTRPVYDIKRIGGNAENGAIHSEKEWVNYVYPNKERAKDWINNGFTSVQTSKLDGIFRGTGVSLSLADKTANEVIYRARSQPFMAFDKGSSEQDYPSSLMGSIALIRQTFADANWYNQNKNKSANGTTNSQIEFNIAFERLDKLAEKPIVFETKNLNDLLRAANLLKEHNLSGYLLGNGQEYARINELKALNYPLILPLNYPQAPEVTTDDTEREVSLAELRHWERASTNPNVVAKAELPFAFTQYGIKSDAFWPRLRQAIAQGLTEEKALAALTTQAAEMIGTAELTGKLAPGYMADFVVTKGNIFKDGQIYSVWLQGQEQSLRSLPQARLLGDYQLSLNNLTLDLSLHDNSKSDKPNIQGSLSSGEQSISLTQLKLDDNGRLSFTANLSAAGINGLSRFTLWMADDGIQGRMVDAKSRTTNVAGIAMTQTAKLKSTDQASNRAPKNEANTSLVSHLTFPNVAYGLSEVPKVEKLHIKNATLWTSDKQGILEHADLLMANGRIEKVGQQLSTPSGYQVLDATGKHLTAGIIDEHSHIAINGGTNEGTDAVTSEVRIGDIINPEDISIYRALAGGVTSAQLLHGSANPIGGQSQLIKMKWGEPAEQLKFANAPASIKFALGENVKQSNWGEKFVQRFPQTRMGVKALFEETFDAALTYEKAFKAYNELRSSDKKNTITPRPSYRLQAVAEVLKQQRDVHIHSYVQSEILMFLRLAEAYRFKVQTFTHVLEGYKVASELAAHGAGASTFADWWAYKFEVYDAIPQNACLMLNKGVTTSINSDDYEMQRRLNQEAAKSMMYCDMSQEDAWNMVTINPAKQLRVDEFVGSLAPGKMADVVLWNAEPLSIYAKVTHAWVEGKRYFDRDQDQLAQQAVVKERAALIQKILNSDDTAKAGEKITPLNEPQWHCDTHYQAWGHNHQGAH, encoded by the coding sequence ATGCAGATAAACAATAAGTTAATACTAAGCTCCTGCATGATAAGCAGCTTAGTATCCCAAACAATATTCGCTGCGCCCAACCCTGTAACGCCTGTAAATAAGTTAACAGCATTGACCCACGCAGAATTAATTATTTCCCCAGATAAACGACTCAGCAATGCAACGCTATTAATTGAAAACAATAGAATTAAAGCGGTAATTGAGCAGGGAGAGATCCCCGCAGCAGCTTTACAAATTGATCTAACGGGTTACACCATTTATCCCGGATTTATCGATCCCTTTACCGACTATGGTATTGAATTTGAATATCCAAAACTGGGACTGACACGCCCTGTTTATGATATTAAACGTATCGGTGGTAATGCCGAAAATGGCGCCATTCATTCTGAAAAAGAATGGGTTAATTATGTTTATCCAAATAAAGAACGCGCTAAAGACTGGATTAATAATGGTTTTACTAGCGTACAAACAAGCAAACTCGATGGTATTTTTCGCGGTACAGGTGTCAGTCTTTCTTTAGCGGACAAAACGGCTAACGAAGTCATTTACCGCGCCCGCAGCCAACCTTTTATGGCATTTGATAAAGGCAGTTCAGAACAAGATTATCCCAGTTCATTAATGGGCAGTATTGCGCTCATTAGGCAAACATTTGCCGATGCCAACTGGTATAACCAAAATAAAAACAAATCAGCAAATGGCACAACAAATAGTCAAATCGAATTTAATATTGCCTTTGAACGGCTCGATAAGTTAGCTGAGAAACCCATCGTCTTTGAAACCAAAAATCTTAATGATTTATTACGTGCCGCTAATTTACTTAAAGAGCATAACCTCTCTGGTTACTTACTGGGAAATGGCCAGGAATATGCACGGATTAATGAATTGAAGGCGTTAAATTATCCTCTGATTCTCCCCTTAAACTATCCTCAAGCCCCAGAAGTGACAACAGATGATACAGAACGCGAAGTATCCCTTGCAGAATTAAGGCACTGGGAACGGGCATCAACAAACCCCAATGTTGTTGCTAAAGCCGAATTGCCCTTCGCATTCACCCAATATGGGATTAAAAGCGATGCATTCTGGCCTCGCCTACGTCAAGCCATCGCCCAAGGATTAACCGAAGAAAAAGCCCTCGCAGCACTTACAACTCAAGCTGCCGAAATGATAGGCACTGCCGAGTTAACGGGTAAACTCGCTCCCGGTTATATGGCTGACTTTGTTGTGACAAAAGGTAATATTTTTAAGGATGGCCAGATCTACAGTGTTTGGTTGCAAGGTCAGGAGCAAAGTCTGCGCTCACTTCCCCAAGCTCGATTACTGGGGGATTACCAATTAAGCCTCAATAACCTCACGCTAGATTTATCGCTACATGATAACAGTAAAAGTGATAAACCCAACATCCAAGGCAGCTTAAGCAGTGGCGAACAAAGTATCTCACTCACTCAACTTAAGTTAGATGATAACGGGAGATTGAGCTTTACTGCCAATTTGAGCGCCGCAGGCATTAACGGCCTTAGCCGCTTTACGCTGTGGATGGCCGATGACGGCATTCAAGGTCGTATGGTCGATGCAAAAAGTCGCACTACAAATGTTGCCGGTATCGCTATGACTCAAACTGCAAAGCTCAAAAGTACAGACCAAGCAAGCAATCGAGCTCCCAAGAATGAAGCCAACACGAGCCTAGTGAGTCACCTCACCTTCCCTAACGTCGCTTACGGACTGAGCGAAGTACCTAAGGTGGAGAAACTACATATCAAGAATGCCACCCTGTGGACATCGGATAAGCAAGGCATTCTCGAACATGCTGATCTCTTGATGGCCAATGGTCGTATCGAAAAAGTGGGCCAACAGCTAAGCACACCTTCAGGCTATCAAGTGCTCGATGCTACGGGTAAACACCTTACGGCGGGTATTATCGATGAGCATTCCCATATCGCTATTAATGGCGGCACTAACGAAGGCACCGATGCCGTGACTTCAGAAGTGCGCATTGGCGATATCATTAATCCCGAAGATATCTCAATCTACCGCGCTTTAGCGGGCGGCGTCACCAGCGCACAACTCCTCCATGGCAGTGCTAACCCTATTGGCGGCCAATCGCAACTGATCAAAATGAAATGGGGCGAGCCAGCCGAACAACTTAAGTTCGCTAATGCGCCAGCCAGTATCAAGTTTGCTTTAGGTGAAAATGTTAAACAAAGCAACTGGGGAGAAAAGTTTGTGCAGCGTTTTCCGCAAACGCGTATGGGCGTTAAAGCATTATTCGAAGAAACCTTCGATGCCGCCCTTACCTATGAGAAAGCCTTTAAAGCCTATAACGAGCTGCGTTCAAGCGATAAGAAAAACACCATTACCCCACGTCCAAGTTACCGTCTTCAAGCGGTAGCCGAGGTATTAAAACAGCAACGCGATGTGCATATTCACTCCTATGTACAATCTGAAATTCTGATGTTTTTACGTTTAGCCGAGGCTTATCGCTTTAAGGTACAAACCTTTACCCATGTGCTCGAAGGTTACAAAGTGGCGAGTGAGCTAGCGGCTCACGGTGCTGGCGCATCCACCTTTGCCGATTGGTGGGCGTATAAATTCGAAGTGTATGATGCCATTCCCCAAAATGCTTGTCTGATGTTAAACAAGGGCGTGACCACCAGCATTAACTCCGATGATTATGAAATGCAGCGCAGGCTTAACCAAGAAGCCGCCAAATCAATGATGTATTGTGATATGTCACAGGAGGATGCTTGGAACATGGTCACCATCAATCCGGCTAAGCAATTGAGAGTCGATGAATTTGTAGGCTCACTTGCCCCAGGGAAAATGGCTGATGTTGTCCTGTGGAACGCTGAACCTCTATCCATTTACGCTAAAGTAACCCATGCATGGGTGGAGGGTAAGCGCTATTTTGACCGCGACCAAGATCAACTTGCCCAGCAAGCTGTGGTGAAAGAGCGCGCCGCACTTATCCAAAAAATTCTCAACAGTGATGATACAGCGAAAGCAGGTGAAAAAATCACACCGTTAAACGAGCCACAATGGCACTGCGATACCCACTATCAGGCATGGGGCCACAATCATCAGGGAGCACACTAA
- a CDS encoding acyltransferase, translating into MSAPTPTSKPDYQSQHKKRLSWMPWLYFSLKEKHLVWAKPWQDQVQAALCALETVTIGDNCFIAPEAQLFAEPNRDINIGDRCMIAAECFLHGPITLGNEVAINHGCSFDGGRVGIQIGDQTRIANNVTIYAFNHGMAPDTPIYQQAANSKGIVIGKDVWIGAQAGIVDGVTIGDHAVVGMGSIVTKNVPDWAIVAGNPARVIGDRRSKQKRES; encoded by the coding sequence ATGTCTGCGCCAACACCTACATCAAAACCTGATTATCAAAGCCAACATAAAAAGCGCCTGTCTTGGATGCCCTGGCTGTATTTTTCATTAAAAGAAAAACACTTAGTCTGGGCAAAGCCTTGGCAAGATCAAGTACAAGCGGCTCTTTGTGCCCTCGAAACCGTCACCATAGGTGATAACTGTTTTATTGCCCCCGAGGCACAGTTATTTGCCGAGCCAAATCGCGACATCAACATCGGCGATCGCTGCATGATTGCCGCCGAGTGTTTTTTACATGGGCCTATCACTTTAGGGAATGAAGTCGCGATTAATCATGGCTGCTCCTTCGATGGTGGTCGAGTGGGAATTCAGATTGGTGACCAAACTCGCATTGCCAACAATGTCACCATCTATGCCTTTAACCACGGCATGGCACCAGATACACCTATATATCAACAAGCCGCTAACTCCAAAGGCATTGTTATAGGCAAAGATGTGTGGATTGGCGCGCAGGCTGGCATAGTCGATGGTGTGACCATTGGCGATCACGCCGTGGTCGGAATGGGCAGCATCGTGACTAAAAATGTGCCCGACTGGGCTATTGTTGCTGGCAATCCTGCACGCGTGATTGGCGATAGGCGAAGTAAGCAGAAACGAGAATCTTGA